From the Trifolium pratense cultivar HEN17-A07 linkage group LG4, ARS_RC_1.1, whole genome shotgun sequence genome, the window AGTATATGCTTCTTAATATTTGATAATTAGATTGCTTCTTTAAAAATCTTAGTTCAAAATTCATACTTCTTAGTTACTTAACATATTTTCTTCAAATGGCACAAAACAAATCCATTTTCTCTTTGATTTTTGTTGCACTCATAGTTCTTAGTCAAACATTTGAGTCCATTGAGGGACGATATCTTAAGTCTAATGAAGTTAATCAAAGCCCCATGAAGCATAATAATGCTAATAATGACAATGTTGTCCATGGaagcatttcaatttcaaatgcAGAAAAACTTACAAGCATGTCTCCACCAAGTGTGGTGGTTAATGGCGCAACCGGCGAACCATCTCCTCCTCCTACACCGGGTCGTGGCGTCAGCGATTTTAGGCCTACAACTCCTGGCCATAGTCCCGGTATTGGACATTCCATTCACAACTAAGCCAACAGCTTCACAATATATTGCATAATGTATATattgattaattatattaattatctATTTATGTTTTGATTCAGTGCATATGTATGAATTTCAATgatcaaaaaaatgaaaaagaaaaaaaaaagttctaatgatttatatttgttatttaCTACGTATATATCTGTGTTTTgaaactttaattaatatttctcATATATGTGTGCAAATATGTACaattattatgaatatttattttatcaatatattatatattatgaatCTAATAAGAAATATTGATAAGTTTTAATTAtatgttgtttctatttttttaaaagtaagagAAATGTGATCGAGGAGAAATAGTTGTAAGTCCAAACTATATAAGTTGAGCAAGcgaaagtaaataaataagataaaattatCATCGTGGaagtgttttgttttttttataaattcttaGGGCATCCTTGCATTTTTTATGAGTGAAAGGTGAAACTTATCTTGTGTTGCGGACATTAGTGGTTTGTGTGGTTGACCAGGACGGGTGAACTATTTTGCTTTgctttggttttttcttttttttttttgttgaggtTTTTGTACCTATTTATGGTCTCCTTTCCTTCCATGCTTTTTGTTAGTTATCTTTATggtactttttttcttcttcgttaTTTCTATGATTCGACATTGGACCCGAGTATCGcttgtaataatttttttaatatatatgtttgcCATTCATAAAAAAAGAAGGGAGAAATTAATGTTTCTTGAaactaaaaagtaaatattcattttcaataaaacaacaatattgTTTTTATATGCAAATGCTAATAAAATTAAtggttatgttaatttttcacAATGAATTCAGGTCATCTCTTTTAACCAACTTGGGATATAAAACgggaaatatataattttttattgattcagTTTATCTAGCTTACATAGTAGATTTTGTCAACTAAAATGGAGGTTATATAGTAGAATTTTATACAAATTAGTGCTTCTGAAAAATTCATGGTACATGATCAGTGCTGCttcttttataattatttttcaactGTTTAATTGTGCAATGAGCCAATGACCTCCTAATGGGAGATTTACTTTTACCATCCTACTCATTTTCTCGTGCGCTTACCAAAATACCTccgtccgctacttaggtaGAGGACACCCCAAAAACACCCAacttttataacgtccgctacttaagtagttgacggtatttttcaaaaaattctcatttttaaaaCGTATATTATTTAAGTAACAAAAAGGTATAATTGGAAATGCGTAGGGCGCGTGAGAAATTAATAGGACGACAAAAATAAATCTCGTGAAAGGAACATTTCAGCCCATATACAAGACACAGCCcatgccattcaaaaaaaaaaagaaaaagatccagcccacaaaattaacaaaaaggAAAACACAAAAAGTGAAAAACTAACAAAAAGGCAAAATATCCAAGGTTTAGAAGTTACCTCATACCCCcacaaatcataaaaaaataaataatactaattttaaactttttagACTTACACTCATTCACCCGATGAGTTTTCTAGTGCCTTAAAAGACTAACTCTTATAAATGTTGAATATatagttgtgttgttggagtttgtttgaagttttACATTATTTAGGGTCGGAAAACTGAGATTCGAGCAAAGTAAACAAAGATTTAATAGAAATGAATAATTAGACTCTGACTCTGATGaatattataaatcaaatacatcaattttttattgtatatatatgatcatataaaaaaaaaacattgggGAGTATtatctttgttttatttgtacCATATACCAtaccaaaaaatattaatttttcataCTTTTAacaatttgattatttttgtgTCCAATAATTTAATAGTGAGACTCACACgtatataaatgtaaagaaGTGTGAATTATGGAGTTGAAACTTCAACCTCTTTAATAATATTCTTAATTGGTAGCAATCGACCG encodes:
- the LOC123922785 gene encoding precursor of CEP3, with the protein product MAQNKSIFSLIFVALIVLSQTFESIEGRYLKSNEVNQSPMKHNNANNDNVVHGSISISNAEKLTSMSPPSVVVNGATGEPSPPPTPGRGVSDFRPTTPGHSPGIGHSIHN